In one Paenibacillus sp. JQZ6Y-1 genomic region, the following are encoded:
- a CDS encoding DNA polymerase IV has translation MKEDTSGYYPTRGRVILHVDMNAFYCSVHAAEEPEKYAGKPTAVAGSVELRRGIVVTASYEARRVGVKTGMLVGQALQKCPKLTLISPDFTLYRKYSSAFMNIAYSYTPLLQATSIDECYLDITGSSQFGTPMEIATELQNRIRDELRLPCSVGVAPNKLLAKMASDMKKPNGISILRIRDVPRLLWDQPCAELFGIGQKTAAKLREMGIRTLGQLAAADEARLKARFGVMGSWLKQAANGIDHSLVEPDNEPNKSVGHTTTLPADIQDMDDIRRVMLNLSDQVCRRMRRQKLMAHTIQITIRTPDMKTITRSRALPVPTDTAEEVYHEACELYTRHWLGRGPVRLLGVTLQNLLPRDEAAIQLDLFDYERQPQKQELTHIIDQLRDKFGENAVLTAGMLGNDPSVLIRNHKIRGTSLQRDGRRFEHEEE, from the coding sequence ATGAAGGAGGATACCAGCGGCTACTATCCGACACGCGGACGAGTGATTTTGCATGTGGATATGAATGCCTTTTACTGCTCGGTGCATGCTGCGGAAGAGCCTGAGAAGTATGCTGGCAAGCCGACAGCAGTGGCAGGCAGCGTGGAACTCAGGCGCGGTATTGTAGTGACAGCCTCCTATGAAGCACGACGGGTCGGTGTCAAAACAGGAATGCTAGTCGGACAAGCGCTGCAAAAGTGTCCCAAGCTGACGCTCATATCGCCTGATTTCACTCTGTATCGCAAGTATTCATCCGCGTTTATGAATATTGCCTACAGCTATACCCCTCTGCTGCAAGCTACCTCCATCGACGAATGTTATCTTGATATTACCGGTTCAAGTCAGTTCGGAACACCGATGGAGATCGCTACTGAGCTGCAAAATCGGATTCGCGACGAGTTGCGGCTGCCCTGCTCAGTTGGTGTAGCACCCAACAAGCTGCTTGCCAAAATGGCATCAGACATGAAAAAACCGAACGGAATCTCTATTCTGCGTATTCGTGATGTACCACGTCTGCTCTGGGATCAGCCATGCGCAGAATTATTCGGCATCGGTCAGAAAACGGCAGCTAAGCTGCGCGAGATGGGCATTCGTACCCTTGGACAGCTGGCGGCGGCAGATGAAGCGCGATTGAAGGCACGCTTTGGTGTAATGGGCAGTTGGCTCAAGCAGGCGGCAAACGGAATTGATCATTCGCTGGTTGAGCCGGACAATGAGCCGAACAAATCGGTCGGTCACACGACCACACTGCCTGCCGATATTCAGGATATGGACGATATTCGGCGCGTGATGCTTAATTTGAGCGATCAGGTATGTAGACGTATGCGACGTCAAAAGCTAATGGCACATACGATCCAGATTACAATTCGAACACCGGATATGAAGACGATTACCCGCTCACGAGCATTGCCGGTGCCAACAGATACCGCTGAGGAAGTATACCATGAGGCATGTGAGCTATATACACGTCACTGGCTTGGTCGTGGACCGGTACGTCTGCTCGGCGTAACCCTGCAAAATTTACTGCCACGCGATGAAGCGGCTATTCAGCTCGATCTATTCGATTACGAGCGCCAGCCGCAAAAGCAGGAGCTGACGCATATTATTGATCAGCTTCGTGACAAATTCGGTGAGAATGCCGTGCTTACTGCCGGTATGCTGGGCAATGATCCGTCTGTACTGATTCGTAATCATAAGATTAGAGGAACATCATTGCAGCGAGATGGACGACGGTTTGAGCATGAAGAGGAATAA
- a CDS encoding ferredoxin, producing MSKYTWVDKDTCIACGACGATAPDIYDYDDEGLAEVIFGGDNNRGVTAIPEDMYEDMVDACDGCPTDSIRVEDEPFAE from the coding sequence ATGAGTAAATATACTTGGGTAGATAAAGATACATGCATCGCTTGTGGCGCATGCGGAGCAACGGCTCCTGATATCTATGACTACGATGATGAGGGTTTGGCAGAAGTGATTTTCGGCGGCGATAACAACCGCGGTGTTACTGCTATCCCAGAAGACATGTACGAAGATATGGTAGATGCTTGCGACGGTTGTCCAACCGATTCGATTCGTGTAGAAGACGAGCCATTCGCAGAGTAA
- a CDS encoding L,D-transpeptidase, which produces MKNLLYLKRYVKMHPDNRMGWYLLGKEYESDGQMGKANYCYNRAGDIYEAFEQSQIPADVLKQYEAEVMQVARVRERKIRRRRNVMLGVLLLFLLTMRSVGLPAADDSQTAQVSNGASSSSSDLAQTSGGEQAEADQTPPGYHAPISFTAAAMAAGSSSAGDGLSQYIAQQVHDTQPKLAAVLGMEQSGQWLLWKHTLPVAYTLAEGDKPGQIDVQSYNAKACRCQPGQPAGTAHQAASWMQQQEQLAVMQTALANYQTTSGQLPTALGQLDRSFPVNWLSGTTQAMDTSFSALQPYPLDDSAMMPEQGFSGDTQKLFASTLGNHPYFTKPLEIIVDKKNHRLGLVSGSILLRNYPVGLGGHHTPTGTFRLSIKVIDPNGKSNGEFGSRGMQLSDTNYAIHGTNEPDSIGADESLGCVRMSKADVEELFDMAPLGTKVTITNDVLPDDVSVPQKRYTSTKKPTQNQTDPSRTYHWLN; this is translated from the coding sequence ATGAAAAACCTACTTTACTTAAAACGTTATGTCAAAATGCATCCCGATAACCGGATGGGTTGGTACCTGCTGGGCAAGGAATACGAATCCGACGGTCAGATGGGCAAAGCGAATTATTGTTACAATCGTGCAGGGGACATTTACGAAGCGTTTGAGCAAAGCCAGATTCCGGCAGATGTGCTAAAGCAGTATGAAGCCGAGGTGATGCAGGTTGCCCGTGTGCGCGAGCGGAAAATTCGGCGTAGGCGTAATGTGATGCTTGGTGTACTGCTGCTATTTTTACTGACGATGCGGTCGGTTGGATTGCCTGCTGCGGATGACAGCCAGACTGCACAGGTATCGAACGGTGCTTCATCCTCTAGTAGCGATTTGGCGCAGACTTCGGGAGGAGAGCAGGCGGAAGCGGATCAGACACCGCCGGGTTATCATGCGCCGATTAGCTTTACAGCGGCAGCGATGGCAGCAGGTAGTAGTTCGGCGGGTGATGGATTATCGCAGTATATCGCTCAGCAGGTTCACGATACGCAACCGAAGCTGGCAGCTGTACTAGGTATGGAGCAATCCGGTCAATGGCTGCTGTGGAAGCATACGTTGCCAGTCGCGTATACATTAGCAGAGGGAGATAAACCGGGACAAATTGATGTGCAATCCTACAATGCCAAGGCTTGTCGGTGTCAGCCTGGACAGCCTGCGGGCACTGCCCATCAAGCTGCGAGCTGGATGCAGCAGCAGGAGCAGCTTGCTGTTATGCAGACTGCGCTGGCAAATTACCAAACAACCAGTGGGCAGCTACCAACGGCGCTTGGACAGCTGGATCGTTCATTCCCTGTCAATTGGCTGTCCGGTACGACTCAGGCAATGGATACGTCATTTTCAGCCCTTCAGCCATATCCATTGGATGATTCAGCGATGATGCCGGAGCAAGGATTTAGCGGGGATACACAGAAGCTGTTTGCGTCCACGCTGGGCAACCATCCTTATTTTACAAAGCCATTGGAAATTATCGTGGATAAGAAAAATCATCGGCTGGGATTGGTTAGTGGCTCGATTTTACTGCGCAATTATCCTGTCGGATTGGGCGGTCATCATACGCCTACTGGTACATTCCGCTTGTCGATCAAGGTGATCGATCCCAATGGTAAGTCCAACGGTGAATTTGGAAGTCGGGGTATGCAATTGTCTGATACGAATTATGCGATTCACGGGACGAATGAACCGGATAGCATCGGTGCGGATGAGTCGCTGGGCTGTGTGCGTATGAGCAAGGCAGATGTGGAGGAGTTGTTTGATATGGCTCCCCTCGGTACGAAGGTGACGATTACAAATGATGTATTGCCTGATGATGTATCTGTTCCGCAGAAGCGCTATACGAGCACGAAGAAGCCGACTCAGAATCAGACCGATCCAAGTCGCACGTATCACTGGTTGAACTAG
- a CDS encoding quinone-dependent dihydroorotate dehydrogenase, with translation MLYRNLFKPVLFRMDPEKAHHLVIGGLGAGVRIPGTLSAMQSMYGIDSTPDMTTELFGITFPGPVGLAAGLDKNAQAVSGLSSAGFGFMEVGTVTPKPQPGNEQPRLFRLPSDRALINRMGFNNDGAEVMAGRLKRLPSHSIPIAVNIGKNKVTPNDQAASDYKACIRTLYPYADFFVVNISSPNTPDLRNLQHGNELKELLAEVMEEMSDQQRKHGSFKSVLVKIAPDVSDSELEYMVETITQSGAAGLIATNTTLSRDGLTHSSAGETGGLSGGPLTERSTEIISRVYRQTGGKLPIIGCGGIFSAQDAYDKIKAGSSLVEIYTSFIYEGPQVTRTLHNGIRELMQRDGFAHISEAVGAAHR, from the coding sequence TTGTTATACCGTAATCTTTTCAAACCTGTGCTGTTTCGGATGGACCCGGAAAAGGCGCATCATCTGGTTATTGGCGGATTGGGTGCCGGCGTACGTATACCGGGCACACTGTCTGCGATGCAGTCGATGTATGGCATTGACAGTACACCGGATATGACAACCGAATTGTTCGGTATTACGTTTCCAGGTCCGGTTGGACTTGCGGCAGGTTTGGATAAAAATGCGCAGGCTGTCAGCGGTCTGTCATCGGCGGGCTTTGGATTTATGGAAGTCGGAACGGTAACGCCGAAACCACAGCCCGGCAACGAGCAGCCGCGCTTGTTTCGCCTGCCATCTGATCGTGCGCTGATCAACCGGATGGGCTTCAACAACGATGGTGCCGAAGTGATGGCAGGACGTCTGAAGCGTCTACCGTCTCATTCGATTCCAATTGCTGTTAACATCGGTAAAAACAAAGTAACGCCAAATGATCAGGCGGCAAGCGATTACAAGGCATGCATTCGCACGCTGTACCCGTATGCCGATTTCTTCGTGGTGAATATCAGTTCACCGAATACGCCCGATCTGCGCAATTTGCAGCATGGCAACGAGCTGAAGGAGCTGCTTGCCGAGGTAATGGAAGAAATGTCCGATCAGCAGCGCAAGCATGGCTCATTCAAATCGGTACTCGTCAAAATCGCCCCAGACGTGAGCGATTCCGAACTGGAGTATATGGTAGAGACCATTACCCAGAGCGGTGCAGCTGGTCTGATTGCGACCAATACCACATTATCGCGCGATGGATTGACTCATTCCAGTGCTGGCGAAACAGGCGGTTTGAGTGGAGGACCACTGACGGAACGCTCGACCGAGATCATTTCCCGCGTATATCGTCAGACTGGCGGTAAGCTGCCGATTATTGGGTGCGGGGGTATTTTCTCAGCACAGGATGCTTATGATAAAATAAAGGCAGGCTCCAGTCTGGTAGAGATTTATACATCATTTATTTATGAAGGACCACAGGTGACACGGACACTTCATAACGGAATCCGCGAGCTGATGCAGCGCGATGGATTTGCACATATTTCGGAAGCGGTGGGTGCGGCTCATCGTTGA
- a CDS encoding GTP pyrophosphokinase: MDDRDWELFLLPYEQAVEELKVKFKTMRAELKKREEYAPIEFVTGRVKKISSIIDKAKRLDVPMNQLDTGIEDIAGIRIMCQFVEDIRWVAQYIRARKDLTVLYEKDYITNFKDSGYRSFHMIAEYPVQTAFGQKIVLAEIQIRTLAMNFWATIEHSLNYKYRQSLPEPIRDRLKTAAEAAMILDNEMSSIREDILDAQKSFEDEANLVQRVLKEIHRLYFLHKVSEALESQQKFNELWEKQDFEGLKELGEAVRKMRKSGARLLDGDLNDS; encoded by the coding sequence ATGGATGACAGAGACTGGGAATTATTCTTGCTTCCCTATGAACAAGCGGTTGAAGAATTGAAGGTCAAATTCAAAACGATGCGTGCAGAACTGAAAAAGCGGGAAGAGTATGCACCGATTGAATTTGTAACCGGACGCGTCAAAAAAATATCCAGCATTATCGATAAAGCAAAACGCTTGGATGTTCCGATGAATCAGCTTGACACAGGAATTGAAGATATCGCAGGCATCCGTATCATGTGCCAGTTTGTAGAGGATATCCGCTGGGTTGCGCAGTACATTCGCGCCCGTAAGGATTTGACTGTTTTATATGAGAAAGACTATATTACCAACTTCAAGGACAGCGGTTATCGAAGCTTCCATATGATCGCCGAATATCCGGTACAGACCGCATTTGGTCAAAAGATCGTACTAGCGGAGATTCAAATTCGTACACTGGCGATGAATTTCTGGGCAACGATTGAGCACTCGCTCAATTACAAATACCGTCAAAGCTTGCCAGAGCCGATTCGCGATCGTCTGAAAACGGCAGCAGAAGCGGCGATGATTCTGGATAACGAAATGTCCAGTATTCGCGAAGATATTCTCGACGCGCAAAAGAGCTTTGAGGATGAAGCGAATCTGGTTCAGCGCGTACTCAAGGAAATTCACCGACTGTATTTCCTGCATAAGGTGAGCGAAGCGCTGGAAAGTCAGCAGAAATTTAACGAGCTATGGGAAAAGCAGGATTTTGAAGGCTTGAAGGAACTGGGTGAAGCTGTACGCAAAATGCGCAAATCCGGCGCACGTTTGCTAGATGGGGATCTCAATGACTCATGA